A stretch of the Archangium violaceum genome encodes the following:
- a CDS encoding RrF2 family transcriptional regulator, producing MIFLASQPMDRTVPFREIARRMDVPEDFLAKILKTLVERNMVRSTRGAHGGYALARPAREVSFLDVIEAVEGPVVVNVCQDGSAHDSCKATGSCTMYGVWKLGQQRMLEVYRHATLDRLAMSDLHEAPGAPTRPAAESRRVE from the coding sequence ATGATCTTCCTGGCCTCGCAGCCCATGGATCGCACGGTTCCCTTCCGGGAGATAGCCCGCCGCATGGACGTGCCGGAGGATTTCCTGGCGAAGATCCTCAAGACGCTCGTGGAGCGCAACATGGTTCGCTCGACGCGAGGGGCCCATGGCGGCTACGCGCTGGCCCGGCCGGCCCGGGAGGTGTCCTTCCTGGACGTCATCGAGGCCGTCGAAGGTCCAGTGGTGGTCAATGTCTGCCAGGACGGCAGTGCCCACGACTCCTGCAAGGCCACCGGCAGTTGCACCATGTACGGCGTGTGGAAGCTCGGCCAGCAACGGATGCTGGAGGTCTACCGCCACGCCACGCTGGACCGGCTCGCGATGAGCGACCTGCACGAGGCGCCCGGAGCTCCCACACGTCCGGCCGCGGAATCGCGGCGAGTGGAGTGA
- a CDS encoding PHP domain-containing protein translates to MIDLHSHTTASDGQHSPAELLALAASAGVTVLAVTDHDTVAGLGEAEEAARAHGIELVPGIELSAFVLRREVHILGHFVRPDFPELASYAARLRVEREQRMERMVEGLRKMGFPVRMEEVRAIAGSAQLGRPHLARLLVERGWCLDVKDAFDRFLGAGKAAWVDRFKLEGAEAIRLIHRAGGTATLAHPGSSKVERYELLQLAKAGLDGMEALHADHNPSVQEKYLRFAKEFDLVPTGGSDFHGEQVTPGKRPGDSTTPAANFAKLRARASSQAAHPAS, encoded by the coding sequence GTGATCGATCTGCATTCCCACACCACGGCGAGTGATGGCCAACACTCGCCCGCCGAGTTGCTGGCCCTGGCGGCGAGCGCCGGAGTGACGGTGCTGGCGGTGACGGACCACGACACGGTGGCGGGGCTGGGGGAGGCGGAGGAGGCGGCGCGGGCGCACGGAATCGAGCTGGTGCCGGGCATCGAGCTGTCGGCGTTCGTCCTGAGGCGGGAGGTGCACATCCTGGGGCACTTCGTGCGGCCGGACTTCCCGGAGCTGGCCAGCTACGCGGCGCGGCTGCGGGTGGAGCGCGAGCAGCGGATGGAGCGGATGGTGGAGGGCCTGCGGAAGATGGGCTTTCCGGTGAGGATGGAGGAGGTGCGGGCCATCGCGGGGAGCGCGCAGCTCGGGAGGCCGCACCTGGCGCGGTTGCTGGTGGAGCGGGGCTGGTGCCTGGACGTGAAGGATGCGTTCGACCGGTTCCTGGGCGCGGGCAAGGCGGCGTGGGTGGATCGCTTCAAGCTGGAAGGGGCGGAGGCCATCCGGCTCATCCACCGCGCGGGAGGCACGGCCACGCTGGCGCACCCGGGCAGCTCGAAGGTGGAGCGCTACGAGCTCCTGCAACTGGCGAAGGCGGGGCTGGACGGGATGGAGGCGCTGCACGCGGACCACAACCCGAGCGTGCAGGAGAAGTACCTGAGGTTCGCGAAGGAGTTCGACCTGGTGCCCACCGGAGGCAGCGACTTCCACGGCGAACAGGTGACGCCGGGCAAGCGCCCCGGAGACTCCACGACGCCCGCCGCGAACTTCGCGAAGCTGCGCGCCCGGGCCTCGAGTCAGGCGGCACATCCGGCGAGCTGA
- a CDS encoding cytochrome P450, with product MQALTNLLFQLPQKETHRDGIPILPGGLPLVGHAPFNIGSPLTFLRDAASKVGPLFWMKNMGGWSLVCMGEPGFELLKNRVTSSEFIREQAPDFIGDSLLSRDGVPHRNLRSAMSGAFTPRGLTSSGAAAISAEVIEASVAGLPQQGPFSLLAETQKLALDIIFRIMGIDRSELEAWNRNYRDFVLGALPVRLDLPFSPARRASRGRRWLDARLADLISAARGKPDMKGTLAALLTARDEEGNALGDSDLIQNLRLLALAGHETSASVMAWLGIVLAQRPDLWEKLRDESMAAPGLPRSPDELKRHPFAEALFREVLRMYPPVAFTAREATEDLVLHGRRVPRGTMITVPIGTYGYDPALFSEPEYFDPSRWMGRRVPPSAIETAAFGGGPHFCLGYHLAWMEVVQFAAAFARELTRRGVRPQLAPGAAPPRLRHMPFGQPPKKTRIELARAA from the coding sequence ATGCAAGCCCTGACCAACCTGCTCTTCCAGTTGCCCCAGAAGGAAACCCACCGGGACGGAATCCCCATCCTCCCCGGAGGACTCCCCCTGGTGGGGCACGCGCCCTTCAACATCGGCTCTCCCCTCACCTTCCTGCGCGACGCCGCCTCCAAGGTGGGTCCGCTGTTCTGGATGAAGAACATGGGAGGCTGGTCGCTCGTGTGTATGGGAGAGCCCGGCTTCGAGTTGCTCAAGAACCGGGTGACCAGCAGCGAGTTCATCCGCGAGCAGGCGCCGGATTTCATCGGCGACTCCCTCTTGTCTCGGGACGGGGTTCCCCATCGCAATCTGCGCTCGGCCATGAGCGGGGCCTTCACGCCCCGGGGGCTGACGTCCAGTGGCGCCGCCGCCATCTCGGCCGAGGTCATCGAGGCGAGCGTGGCCGGCCTCCCCCAACAAGGCCCCTTCTCCCTGCTCGCGGAGACCCAGAAGCTCGCGCTCGACATCATCTTCCGCATCATGGGCATCGACCGGAGCGAGCTGGAGGCCTGGAACCGGAACTACCGCGACTTCGTGCTGGGTGCCCTGCCCGTGAGGCTCGACCTGCCCTTCTCGCCGGCCAGGCGCGCCAGTCGGGGCCGGCGATGGCTCGACGCACGCCTCGCCGACCTGATCTCCGCGGCACGGGGCAAACCGGACATGAAGGGGACGCTCGCGGCCCTGCTGACGGCGCGCGACGAGGAAGGAAACGCGCTCGGGGATTCGGACCTCATCCAGAACCTGCGCCTGCTGGCGCTCGCGGGGCACGAGACGTCCGCGTCGGTGATGGCGTGGCTGGGCATCGTGCTCGCCCAGCGGCCCGATCTCTGGGAGAAGCTGCGGGACGAGTCGATGGCGGCGCCGGGCCTGCCCCGCTCGCCGGACGAGCTCAAGCGGCACCCCTTCGCCGAGGCGCTCTTCCGCGAGGTGCTGCGGATGTACCCCCCCGTGGCGTTCACGGCGCGTGAGGCCACCGAGGACCTGGTGCTGCACGGCAGGCGGGTGCCCCGGGGCACGATGATCACCGTCCCCATCGGGACCTACGGCTACGACCCGGCACTCTTCTCCGAGCCGGAGTACTTCGATCCCTCGCGCTGGATGGGGAGGCGGGTGCCACCGTCGGCCATCGAGACCGCGGCCTTCGGAGGTGGTCCCCACTTCTGCCTGGGCTACCACCTGGCCTGGATGGAGGTGGTGCAGTTCGCCGCCGCGTTCGCGCGCGAGCTGACGCGTCGGGGAGTGCGGCCCCAGCTCGCACCAGGAGCGGCGCCCCCCAGGCTGCGCCACATGCCCTTCGGACAGCCCCCGAAGAAGACGCGCATCGAGCTGGCGCGGGCCGCCTGA
- a CDS encoding methyl-accepting chemotaxis protein → MWGRLSLRWQVALAVLVPSLAVALFSGFYFPKQQRSHGLKRLEERALAVGLLASDEISSLLEQRGAVLPALPGPHPMDAPEGGLREVKHLSHIFERVEQTGSVSFQAVLAPDGKVLTERGSMPRGTRGSSDMGTGCAVTRMQGNPVAICGLPGGHSYVLGLDGAAVNAEVAALRWPTLLVYLGAMVVGLFIAFFIGRVIAEPVTRMSQAAREVAQGDVSLSEVDVASAGEVRMMAHSFNEMLGTLRGTISELLARLDQLSSASRGLTGASADQEHVISQQAAYAQQIAATFEELSRTAEQISSSTEVVESSARRTHEAVAEAMAVVAQVVAGINDIRMESKGVADAIVGLNQDLQQVSKIAQVINQVAERSDLLALNAALEGTKAGEVGRGFSLVAAEMRKLAENVSASARDIARIVEKVQDSGNEAATKARVGMATSDRGVEVAEQASAVFQRIVELARGTSEAARQITIATRQQRQSSEQAVQGARNVAELVKQGVDATGRTTRIAQDLQNVADSLTVLTSKFKVARDR, encoded by the coding sequence ATGTGGGGTCGGCTCAGTTTGCGCTGGCAGGTGGCCTTGGCGGTGCTGGTTCCCAGCCTCGCCGTGGCCCTGTTCAGCGGTTTCTACTTTCCGAAGCAGCAGCGCTCCCATGGGCTCAAGCGGCTCGAGGAGCGGGCATTGGCCGTGGGGCTGCTCGCCTCGGATGAGATCTCCTCTCTTCTGGAGCAGCGGGGCGCGGTGCTTCCGGCGCTTCCGGGTCCCCATCCCATGGATGCGCCCGAGGGAGGGCTGCGCGAGGTGAAGCACCTCTCGCACATCTTCGAGCGGGTGGAGCAGACCGGCTCCGTGTCCTTCCAGGCCGTGCTGGCGCCCGACGGCAAGGTGCTGACGGAGCGGGGCAGCATGCCACGCGGGACGCGGGGCTCGTCGGATATGGGGACGGGCTGCGCGGTGACGCGGATGCAGGGCAACCCGGTGGCGATCTGCGGACTGCCCGGGGGCCACTCCTACGTGCTGGGCCTGGACGGAGCCGCGGTGAACGCCGAGGTGGCGGCCCTGCGTTGGCCGACCCTCCTCGTGTACCTGGGCGCCATGGTGGTGGGCCTGTTCATCGCCTTCTTCATCGGGCGGGTCATCGCCGAGCCGGTGACGCGCATGTCCCAGGCGGCGCGCGAGGTGGCGCAGGGAGACGTGTCGCTCAGCGAGGTGGATGTGGCCTCGGCGGGCGAGGTGCGGATGATGGCGCACTCCTTCAACGAGATGCTGGGCACGCTGCGCGGCACGATCTCCGAGCTGCTGGCGCGGTTGGATCAGCTCTCCAGCGCCTCGCGCGGGCTGACGGGTGCGTCCGCGGATCAGGAACACGTCATCAGCCAGCAGGCGGCGTACGCGCAGCAGATCGCCGCGACCTTCGAGGAGCTGAGCCGCACGGCCGAGCAGATCTCCAGCTCCACCGAGGTGGTGGAGTCCAGCGCGCGGCGCACGCACGAGGCGGTGGCCGAGGCGATGGCGGTGGTGGCGCAGGTGGTCGCGGGCATCAATGACATCCGCATGGAGTCCAAGGGCGTGGCGGACGCGATCGTGGGCCTCAACCAGGATCTGCAGCAGGTGTCGAAGATCGCCCAGGTCATCAACCAGGTGGCGGAGCGCTCGGACCTGCTGGCGCTGAACGCGGCGCTGGAGGGCACGAAGGCGGGCGAGGTGGGCCGGGGCTTCTCGCTGGTGGCGGCGGAGATGCGCAAGCTGGCGGAGAACGTGTCCGCGTCGGCGCGGGACATCGCCCGCATCGTGGAGAAGGTGCAGGACTCCGGGAACGAGGCGGCCACCAAGGCGCGCGTGGGCATGGCCACCAGCGACCGGGGCGTGGAGGTGGCCGAGCAGGCCTCGGCGGTGTTCCAGCGAATCGTGGAGCTGGCGCGCGGCACGAGCGAGGCGGCACGGCAGATCACCATCGCCACGCGGCAGCAGCGTCAGTCGAGTGAGCAGGCCGTGCAGGGCGCGCGCAACGTGGCCGAGCTGGTGAAGCAGGGCGTGGACGCCACGGGCCGCACCACCCGCATCGCCCAGGATCTGCAGAACGTGGCCGACAGCCTCACCGTGCTCACCAGCAAGTTCAAGGTGGCGCGCGACCGCTGA
- a CDS encoding NADH-quinone oxidoreductase subunit A, whose product MNTNPLAPYLPLAIALLLAGVLALVIVQLAALLGPRRPSAIKSTAFEAGSESSGTARQRFAVKFYVVALLFIVFDVEAVFLYPWAVNFQALGWFGYVEMLVFAATLVVGLIYIWKKGALEWEH is encoded by the coding sequence ATGAATACCAACCCTCTCGCCCCCTATCTGCCGCTGGCGATCGCGCTGCTGCTGGCGGGCGTGCTGGCGCTCGTCATCGTGCAGCTGGCCGCTCTGCTGGGCCCCAGACGTCCGAGCGCCATCAAGTCCACGGCCTTCGAGGCCGGCTCCGAGAGCAGCGGTACCGCGCGCCAACGCTTCGCGGTGAAGTTCTACGTGGTCGCCCTCCTCTTCATCGTGTTCGATGTCGAGGCGGTCTTCCTGTACCCCTGGGCGGTGAACTTCCAGGCACTCGGCTGGTTCGGCTACGTGGAGATGCTCGTTTTCGCTGCGACCCTCGTCGTGGGCCTTATCTACATCTGGAAGAAGGGCGCCCTGGAGTGGGAGCACTGA
- a CDS encoding NADH-quinone oxidoreductase subunit B produces the protein MAETDIAPVLTTRRDEAMGFFERMVSKGLGWARKYSLFTYPFATACCGMEFMSVSAARHDIARFGAEFPRFSPRQADMLMVIGTINLKQAPILKRVYEQMCEPKWVVAFGVCASSGGFYDNYAVLQGIDRIIPVDVYIPGCPPRPEQVLDGLKLLQDKIGNQVHTTGHRGSAPHDLLASQYNLSK, from the coding sequence ATGGCTGAGACTGATATCGCACCCGTACTGACCACCCGCCGTGACGAGGCCATGGGCTTCTTCGAGCGGATGGTCTCCAAGGGTCTGGGCTGGGCGCGCAAGTACTCGCTCTTCACCTACCCGTTCGCCACCGCGTGCTGCGGCATGGAGTTCATGTCCGTGTCGGCGGCCCGCCACGACATCGCCCGCTTCGGTGCCGAGTTCCCCCGGTTCTCGCCGCGTCAGGCGGACATGCTGATGGTGATTGGCACCATCAACCTGAAGCAGGCCCCCATCCTCAAGCGCGTGTACGAGCAGATGTGCGAGCCCAAGTGGGTCGTCGCCTTCGGCGTGTGCGCCTCGTCGGGTGGTTTCTACGACAACTACGCGGTGCTGCAGGGCATCGACCGCATCATCCCGGTGGACGTCTACATCCCCGGCTGCCCGCCGCGCCCCGAGCAGGTGCTCGACGGCCTCAAGCTGCTGCAGGACAAGATCGGCAACCAGGTGCACACGACGGGTCACCGTGGCTCGGCCCCGCACGACCTGCTGGCCAGTCAGTACAACCTGAGCAAGTAG
- a CDS encoding NADH-quinone oxidoreductase subunit C produces the protein MDRVTAQFPEAVAERYLDRTGGAWAVIHAEHLPKVAAFLKNELDFKLFTSIDAVDRLHLAENDPRFEVVYFIYSLSRHEHVRLKVRVSEANPELPSIVPVFRGADWWERFVWDFYGIRFAGHPDLRRVLLYEEFQGHPLRKDYALRDRQPLIPERPIKDIFRGPGTSGVS, from the coding sequence CTGGACAGGGTCACCGCCCAGTTTCCGGAGGCGGTGGCGGAGCGCTACCTCGACCGCACTGGCGGCGCCTGGGCCGTCATTCACGCCGAGCACCTGCCGAAGGTCGCCGCGTTCCTGAAGAACGAGCTCGACTTCAAGCTCTTCACCTCCATCGATGCGGTGGATCGCCTGCACCTCGCGGAGAATGATCCGCGCTTCGAGGTCGTCTACTTCATCTACTCGCTGTCGCGTCACGAGCACGTGCGCCTGAAGGTGCGCGTGAGCGAGGCCAACCCGGAGCTCCCCTCCATCGTGCCCGTCTTCCGCGGCGCCGACTGGTGGGAGCGCTTCGTCTGGGATTTCTACGGCATCCGCTTCGCGGGACATCCGGACCTGCGTCGCGTGTTGTTGTACGAAGAGTTCCAGGGCCACCCGCTCCGCAAGGACTACGCCCTGCGCGACCGTCAGCCGCTCATCCCCGAGCGGCCCATCAAGGACATCTTCCGCGGCCCCGGTACCAGCGGCGTTTCCTGA
- the nuoD gene encoding NADH dehydrogenase (quinone) subunit D, with protein sequence MADTHKPASPPNPTAPNPDIDAYAHEEELEAHLQTKRMYINMGPSHPATHGTVRLKVELEGENIASIDCEIGFLHRGFQKSCENVTWTQCLPYTDRLNYVSAMMNNFGFLNAVEKLIGLEIPERAQYIRVIGSELHRIHDHLTCVAATGMELGGFAPFLYGVEARELIMDRVAELTGARLTTNFGRIGGMNRDLPEGWSEKVIKTLDKVMELVDEMDGLLTRNRIFVDRTKETGIITAEDAIDYGWTGPCLRACGIDYDIRKVKPYWVYDRMEFDVPVGQHGDNYDRYLMRIEEMRQSNRIIRQALKQIPGGPIIVNDWRIALPPKPEVYGTIEGVISHFKLVMEGIQVPAGEVYDCTEAANGELGWYMVSDGSGRPYKVHVRAPGYPILSAVPHIIKGKLLADLIPTFDTINMIGGEVEQ encoded by the coding sequence ATGGCGGACACCCACAAGCCGGCGTCACCCCCCAACCCCACAGCGCCCAACCCGGACATCGACGCTTACGCCCACGAGGAGGAGCTGGAAGCCCACCTCCAGACGAAGCGGATGTACATCAACATGGGCCCCTCGCACCCCGCCACGCACGGCACGGTGCGCCTGAAGGTGGAGCTCGAGGGCGAGAACATCGCCTCGATCGACTGTGAGATCGGCTTCCTCCACCGCGGCTTCCAGAAGAGCTGCGAGAACGTCACCTGGACCCAGTGCCTGCCCTACACGGACCGGTTGAACTACGTGTCCGCGATGATGAACAACTTCGGCTTCCTCAACGCCGTAGAAAAACTCATCGGCCTGGAGATCCCCGAGCGCGCCCAGTACATCCGGGTCATCGGCTCGGAGCTGCACCGCATCCATGATCACCTGACGTGCGTGGCCGCGACGGGCATGGAGCTCGGAGGCTTCGCGCCCTTCCTCTACGGCGTCGAGGCGCGCGAGCTCATCATGGATCGCGTGGCCGAGCTGACGGGCGCCCGGCTCACCACCAACTTCGGGCGCATTGGCGGCATGAACCGCGACCTGCCCGAGGGGTGGAGCGAGAAGGTCATCAAGACGCTCGACAAGGTGATGGAGCTGGTCGACGAGATGGACGGGCTGCTCACGCGCAACCGCATCTTCGTGGACCGCACCAAGGAGACGGGCATCATCACCGCCGAGGACGCCATCGACTACGGATGGACGGGCCCCTGCCTGCGCGCCTGCGGCATCGACTACGACATCCGCAAGGTGAAGCCATACTGGGTGTACGACCGCATGGAGTTCGACGTGCCGGTGGGCCAGCATGGCGACAACTACGATCGCTACCTGATGCGCATCGAGGAGATGCGGCAATCCAACCGCATCATCCGCCAGGCGCTGAAGCAGATCCCCGGTGGCCCCATCATCGTGAATGACTGGCGCATCGCGCTGCCGCCCAAGCCCGAGGTGTACGGCACCATCGAGGGCGTCATCTCCCACTTCAAGCTGGTGATGGAGGGCATCCAGGTGCCCGCCGGCGAGGTCTACGACTGCACCGAGGCCGCCAACGGAGAGCTGGGCTGGTACATGGTGAGCGACGGAAGCGGCCGGCCGTACAAGGTCCACGTGCGCGCACCGGGCTACCCGATCCTGTCCGCCGTGCCCCACATCATCAAGGGCAAGTTGCTGGCGGACCTCATTCCCACCTTTGACACGATCAACATGATCGGCGGCGAGGTCGAGCAGTGA
- a CDS encoding 2Fe-2S iron-sulfur cluster-binding protein has protein sequence MSDNDTKKPTGDSQPPPKGAPSETREAPGSTPKHPPAGAKLDTPPAAHSAPTAPPPPPTAKPAGPPPPKNPGFVTCTIDGKEVVVKPGTNMVEAARSVGSDIPYFCYHPRLSIAANCRMCMVEASNAPKLVPACQTPLAEGQVIKTNTAKVKEQQRAVMEFLLLNHPVDCSICDQAGECKLQDYYMRYDYRPSRLEGGKVMKNKRKVLGPRVVLDQERCIICSRCVRFMNEIPKEPQLGIFGRGSHEVIDTFPGSELNSNYSLNTVDICPVGALLSRDFRFRARSWFLSAAPSVCTGCSRGCNTYADFMAQDTYRYRPRENEAINKSWMCDQGRLSYKYLNLGRVLSAVVGRQQGGTARPEVARKEAIKAAAKALGEVKGKVAVLASPLASNEDLLATLTFAKGTLGAREVYVGGRPQGDADHYLMTADKNPNRKGLELIAAGLGLALRPFDELVKAIDGGKVRALYAVGTEVPGNVETFAQAAAKLDVFVAQAMNESPLTAQATVLLPASTHVEYDGSFVQMDGIVQRFRKAYPSKGDAVAHWALAAELTRELGGTAAWTSSREAFRELGKQVAELAQFDWDKAAPPDREKPGINPLPTAADGRPPGYREFGAPRVRGL, from the coding sequence GTGAGCGACAACGACACCAAGAAGCCAACCGGAGACTCGCAGCCGCCCCCCAAGGGCGCGCCCTCCGAAACGCGTGAGGCTCCCGGCTCCACGCCGAAGCATCCGCCCGCGGGCGCGAAGCTGGACACCCCTCCGGCCGCGCACAGCGCCCCCACCGCGCCGCCCCCGCCTCCGACCGCCAAGCCGGCCGGGCCGCCCCCGCCGAAGAACCCGGGCTTCGTCACCTGCACCATCGACGGCAAGGAAGTCGTGGTGAAGCCGGGGACGAACATGGTCGAGGCCGCCCGTTCGGTCGGCTCGGACATCCCCTACTTCTGCTACCACCCGCGCCTGTCCATCGCGGCCAACTGCCGCATGTGCATGGTGGAGGCGTCCAACGCCCCCAAGCTGGTGCCCGCCTGCCAGACGCCGCTCGCCGAGGGCCAGGTCATCAAGACCAACACGGCCAAGGTGAAGGAGCAGCAGCGCGCGGTGATGGAGTTCCTGCTGCTCAACCACCCGGTCGACTGCTCCATCTGTGACCAGGCCGGTGAGTGCAAGCTGCAGGACTACTACATGCGCTACGACTACCGCCCCTCGCGTCTGGAGGGCGGCAAGGTCATGAAGAACAAGCGCAAGGTCCTGGGACCCCGCGTGGTGCTGGACCAGGAGCGCTGCATCATCTGCAGCCGCTGCGTGCGCTTCATGAACGAGATCCCGAAGGAGCCGCAGCTCGGCATCTTCGGCCGTGGCAGCCACGAGGTCATCGACACGTTCCCGGGCAGCGAGCTCAACAGCAACTACTCGCTCAACACCGTGGACATCTGCCCCGTGGGCGCGCTGCTCAGCCGGGACTTCCGTTTCCGCGCCCGCTCGTGGTTCCTGTCCGCCGCTCCGTCCGTGTGCACCGGCTGCTCGCGCGGCTGCAACACCTACGCGGACTTCATGGCGCAGGACACCTACCGCTACCGCCCGCGCGAGAACGAGGCCATCAACAAGAGCTGGATGTGCGATCAGGGCCGGCTCTCGTACAAGTACCTCAACCTCGGCCGCGTGCTGAGCGCGGTGGTGGGCCGCCAGCAGGGCGGTACGGCCCGTCCGGAGGTCGCGCGCAAGGAGGCCATCAAGGCCGCCGCCAAGGCGCTCGGCGAGGTGAAGGGCAAGGTGGCGGTGCTCGCCTCCCCACTGGCCTCCAACGAGGACCTGCTCGCCACGCTCACCTTCGCCAAGGGGACGCTGGGCGCCAGGGAGGTCTACGTGGGTGGCCGTCCGCAGGGTGACGCCGACCACTACCTCATGACGGCGGACAAGAACCCCAACCGCAAGGGTCTGGAGCTCATCGCCGCCGGACTGGGGCTGGCGCTCCGTCCGTTCGACGAGCTGGTGAAGGCCATCGACGGTGGCAAGGTGAGGGCGCTCTACGCCGTGGGCACCGAGGTGCCGGGCAACGTGGAGACCTTCGCCCAGGCGGCCGCGAAGCTGGACGTCTTCGTGGCGCAGGCGATGAACGAGTCGCCGCTGACCGCGCAGGCCACCGTGCTGCTGCCGGCCTCCACCCACGTGGAGTACGACGGCTCCTTCGTGCAGATGGACGGCATCGTCCAGCGCTTCCGCAAGGCGTACCCGTCCAAGGGCGACGCCGTGGCGCACTGGGCGCTGGCGGCGGAGCTCACCCGCGAGCTGGGTGGCACCGCGGCCTGGACGTCCTCGCGCGAGGCGTTCCGCGAGCTGGGCAAGCAGGTGGCCGAGCTCGCCCAGTTCGACTGGGACAAGGCCGCTCCGCCCGACCGTGAAAAGCCTGGCATCAATCCCCTGCCGACCGCCGCCGACGGCCGGCCACCGGGGTATCGTGAGTTCGGCGCTCCCAGGGTCCGGGGTCTCTGA